The following are encoded together in the Azospirillum brasilense genome:
- a CDS encoding (2,3-dihydroxybenzoyl)adenylate synthase, whose product MTIPFTPWPAAFAEHYRAKGYWTGDPLTDVIDRHRGAAAEATAILCGERRFRYADLQSLSLRLAAAFRARGLRPGDTALVRLPNRAEFYLVFFALLRCGVVPVNALNSHGVYELTAYARQIEPALAVLPAAEPSLVALMAQMVGPERLLLLGAPSDDGIGGFAWADGDAPAEDAAGPDPSADLAADPSGVAFFQLSGGSTGTPKLIPRTHDDYLYSVRRSVDVCGLDGSCRFLCALPAPHNFTLSSPGALGVFHAGGTVVMAGDPSPATCFPLIARHRVTWAALVPPMLSVWLEAAGGAEDLWSLEVVQVGGAKLSPAVAERVPERLGCRLQQVFGMAEGLVNYTRLDDDAWTVVNTQGRPMSPDDEIRILDAAGHPVPPGAVGELWTRGPYTFRGYYKADAHNARVFDAEGFYCSGDLVSLAPGGNLVVCGRNKDQINRGGEKIDAQEVEDLLAAHPAVGHAAVVAMPDALMGERSCAFVIAPPGTKPSELRRFLRGHGLADFKLPDRFVFVPDLPKTAVGKVDKQTLRERARQDNASMETTAS is encoded by the coding sequence GTGACCATTCCCTTCACGCCCTGGCCCGCCGCGTTCGCGGAGCACTACCGCGCCAAGGGCTACTGGACCGGCGACCCGCTGACCGACGTGATCGACCGCCACCGGGGTGCTGCGGCGGAGGCCACCGCGATCCTCTGCGGGGAGCGCCGGTTCCGCTACGCCGACCTGCAGAGCCTGTCGCTCCGTCTGGCCGCCGCCTTCCGCGCCCGTGGCCTGCGGCCCGGCGACACGGCGTTGGTCCGGCTGCCCAACCGCGCGGAGTTCTACTTGGTTTTCTTCGCCCTGCTGCGCTGCGGGGTGGTGCCGGTCAACGCGCTGAACAGCCACGGCGTCTATGAGCTGACCGCCTACGCGCGCCAGATCGAGCCGGCGCTGGCCGTGCTGCCGGCGGCGGAGCCGTCCCTGGTCGCCCTGATGGCGCAGATGGTCGGGCCGGAACGGCTGCTCCTGCTCGGCGCGCCGTCCGACGACGGGATCGGCGGCTTCGCCTGGGCCGATGGCGATGCGCCGGCGGAGGACGCCGCCGGGCCGGACCCGTCCGCCGACTTGGCCGCCGACCCGTCCGGCGTGGCCTTCTTCCAACTGTCCGGTGGCAGCACCGGCACGCCGAAGCTGATCCCACGCACCCACGACGACTATCTCTACAGCGTCCGCCGCAGCGTCGATGTCTGCGGGCTGGACGGGTCCTGCCGCTTCCTCTGCGCCCTGCCGGCGCCGCACAACTTCACGCTCAGCTCGCCCGGCGCGCTCGGCGTGTTCCATGCCGGCGGCACGGTGGTGATGGCCGGCGACCCCAGCCCCGCCACCTGTTTCCCGCTGATCGCGCGCCACCGGGTCACCTGGGCGGCGCTGGTCCCGCCGATGCTGTCGGTCTGGCTGGAGGCCGCCGGCGGCGCCGAGGACCTGTGGAGCCTGGAGGTCGTCCAGGTGGGCGGCGCCAAGCTCAGCCCCGCCGTCGCCGAGCGGGTGCCGGAGCGGCTGGGCTGCCGTCTCCAGCAGGTCTTTGGGATGGCGGAAGGGCTGGTGAACTACACGCGGCTCGACGACGATGCCTGGACGGTGGTCAACACCCAGGGCCGCCCGATGAGTCCCGACGACGAGATCCGCATCCTCGACGCCGCGGGCCACCCGGTCCCACCCGGCGCGGTGGGGGAACTGTGGACCCGTGGCCCCTACACCTTCCGCGGCTATTACAAGGCCGACGCGCACAACGCCCGCGTCTTCGACGCCGAGGGATTCTATTGCAGCGGCGATCTGGTCAGCCTGGCGCCGGGCGGCAACCTCGTCGTCTGCGGGCGCAACAAGGACCAGATCAACCGCGGCGGCGAGAAGATCGACGCGCAGGAGGTCGAAGACCTGCTGGCCGCCCACCCCGCGGTGGGCCACGCCGCCGTCGTCGCCATGCCCGACGCGCTGATGGGCGAGCGGTCCTGCGCCTTCGTGATCGCCCCGCCCGGCACCAAGCCGTCGGAGCTGCGCCGCTTCCTGCGCGGCCACGGGCTGGCCGACTTCAAGCTGCCCGACCGCTTCGTCTTCGTCCCGGACCTGCCCAAGACCGCCGTCGGCAAGGTCGACAAGCAGACCCTGCGCGAGCGTGCGCGCCAAGACAACGCATCCATGGAAACGACCGCATCATGA
- a CDS encoding isochorismate synthase, whose amino-acid sequence MDVLPLPTGERPPGGRSDPDFAFASRGRVLKAYGVNERLDVALDDRSFADGRWEEALDRAFRRRKAQGVENPILVGTVPFDGRQHARLFIPDHCDYEDAGRMAADPDPVALKAIEETVGRNAFEAAVTQAIGLFRDTALKKVVLSRPLDVEAREAFAPGRLLRALLRQNPGAHVFAAPVAYGQTLVGASPELLIRKTGRTVVSNPLAGSAPRSPSAEVERQRTAALLASTKDRTEHRYVVDAVCAALAGHCSPLSVPDAPSVIRTPTMLHLSTELTGELVDPTVSSLRLAHALHPTPAICGTPTGLARDAIDRLEGYARNWYGGMVGWMDSRGNGEWALSIRCGLVQGRHLRLYAGAGVVADSDPAAEWEETAAKLTTMLNLFGVASAQPSNTDLPVELAS is encoded by the coding sequence ATGGACGTTCTACCCCTGCCCACCGGGGAGCGGCCGCCCGGCGGCCGTTCCGACCCGGATTTCGCCTTCGCCTCGCGCGGCCGCGTCCTGAAAGCCTACGGCGTGAATGAGCGGCTCGACGTCGCCCTCGACGACCGCAGCTTCGCCGATGGCCGGTGGGAGGAAGCGCTGGACCGCGCCTTCCGCCGCCGCAAGGCCCAGGGTGTCGAGAATCCCATTCTGGTCGGCACCGTCCCCTTCGACGGACGCCAGCACGCCCGCCTGTTCATCCCCGACCATTGCGATTACGAGGACGCCGGCCGCATGGCCGCCGACCCCGACCCCGTCGCTTTGAAAGCCATCGAGGAGACGGTGGGGCGCAACGCCTTCGAAGCGGCGGTGACCCAGGCCATCGGCCTGTTCCGCGACACCGCGTTGAAGAAGGTCGTTCTGTCGCGCCCGCTCGACGTGGAAGCGCGCGAGGCCTTCGCGCCGGGCCGCCTGCTGCGCGCCCTGCTGCGGCAGAATCCCGGCGCCCACGTCTTCGCGGCCCCGGTCGCCTACGGCCAGACCCTGGTGGGGGCAAGCCCGGAACTGCTGATCCGCAAGACCGGGCGGACCGTGGTCAGCAATCCGCTGGCCGGGTCCGCCCCACGCAGCCCGTCCGCCGAGGTGGAGCGCCAGCGCACCGCCGCCCTGCTCGCCTCCACGAAGGACCGGACGGAGCACCGCTACGTCGTCGATGCCGTGTGCGCGGCGCTCGCCGGCCATTGCAGCCCGTTGTCCGTTCCGGACGCGCCCAGCGTGATCCGCACCCCGACCATGCTGCATCTGTCCACCGAACTGACTGGTGAGCTGGTCGATCCCACGGTGTCGTCGCTGCGGCTCGCCCACGCGCTGCACCCGACGCCGGCGATCTGCGGCACGCCGACCGGCCTCGCCCGCGACGCCATCGACCGGCTGGAGGGCTACGCCCGCAACTGGTACGGCGGCATGGTCGGCTGGATGGACAGCCGGGGCAACGGCGAATGGGCGCTGTCCATCCGCTGCGGGCTGGTCCAGGGCCGGCATCTGCGCCTCTACGCCGGGGCCGGCGTCGTCGCGGACTCCGACCCGGCGGCGGAGTGGGAGGAGACGGCGGCCAAGCTGACCACCATGCTGAACCTGTTTGGCGTCGCGTCCGCCCAGCCCTCCAACACCGACCTTCCGGTGGAGTTGGCGTCGTGA